A part of Cyanobacteriota bacterium genomic DNA contains:
- a CDS encoding FliH/SctL family protein, with product MLFKKSILEEVYGVDEALVLEKVQIEDFELPETYDQQSSNGNGFNPVVERDAEALTQDRVAELLELKEKEISQHKAVVLDQINQELETARIEAETILTNANQEAERQGEEIRLEYKKLEKARIEQDSIIAKAREDAFDEAMTRADSYIAELMDILASFQDLKTATLNEAKTEIAALALDVVRQILGAEARFNTLLIADQVTQAVAKVATTGGLMTISLNSADETKSEYLGSMLSKVVDSKVKIHFKADDTVDMGSCIVETQGGRLDASFSSQLELIRVAFERYLGHKIIDLPDIVEEVGEVKMESEPRQLNQALAQAVGEPSDADLEMIGELDLDDFEIDEDMDKLLQDVLNSDADIKEDSSVKTDDDIPLNLIDLQDLFEDDEDEELNSKLDAVLADDEVYPEDEDLEFEEFNEFAEDTDLGDDSNFDDASNDDRFPEY from the coding sequence ATGCTTTTTAAGAAATCTATACTTGAAGAAGTTTATGGAGTTGATGAAGCTCTAGTACTTGAAAAGGTGCAGATTGAAGACTTTGAATTACCTGAGACTTATGATCAACAAAGCTCTAATGGTAATGGCTTTAATCCTGTTGTTGAAAGAGATGCGGAGGCTTTGACGCAGGATCGAGTTGCTGAATTGTTAGAGCTCAAAGAAAAAGAAATTTCTCAACATAAAGCTGTTGTGCTTGATCAGATTAATCAAGAATTAGAAACTGCACGAATTGAAGCTGAAACAATTTTGACTAATGCTAATCAAGAAGCTGAAAGACAAGGTGAGGAAATTCGACTAGAGTATAAAAAACTGGAAAAGGCAAGGATTGAACAAGACTCAATTATTGCAAAAGCTAGAGAAGATGCTTTTGATGAAGCTATGACTCGAGCTGATAGTTATATAGCAGAGTTGATGGATATACTCGCTAGTTTTCAAGATCTTAAAACTGCTACTTTAAACGAAGCCAAAACAGAGATTGCTGCATTGGCGCTTGATGTCGTTAGGCAAATACTTGGTGCCGAAGCTAGGTTTAATACTCTGTTAATAGCTGATCAGGTAACGCAGGCTGTTGCTAAAGTGGCTACTACTGGAGGTTTAATGACAATTAGCCTTAATTCAGCAGATGAAACTAAATCTGAGTATTTAGGCTCAATGCTCAGTAAAGTAGTCGATTCCAAGGTTAAAATCCACTTTAAAGCTGATGATACGGTAGATATGGGTTCTTGCATTGTTGAGACTCAAGGCGGGCGTTTAGACGCTAGTTTTTCTAGTCAATTGGAGCTAATTCGTGTTGCTTTTGAGCGTTATTTGGGGCATAAAATTATTGATCTTCCTGATATTGTAGAGGAAGTTGGAGAAGTTAAGATGGAATCAGAACCACGACAACTAAACCAAGCTCTGGCCCAAGCGGTTGGAGAACCAAGCGATGCCGATCTAGAAATGATTGGAGAGCTTGATCTTGATGATTTTGAAATTGATGAAGATATGGATAAATTGCTTCAAGATGTTTTAAATAGTGATGCTGATATTAAAGAAGATTCTTCTGTCAAAACGGATGACGATATTCCTCTCAATTTGATTGATCTACAGGATTTGTTTGAAGATGATGAAGACGAAGAACTCAATTCTAAGCTAGATGCCGTTTTGGCTGATGATGAAGTTTATCCAGAAGATGAAGATTTGGAATTTGAAGAGTTTAATGAATTTGCAGAAGATACAGATTTAGGTGATGATAGTAATTTTGATGATGCATCAAACGATGATCGTTTTCCAGAATACTAG